The following proteins come from a genomic window of Achromobacter deleyi:
- the hpaD gene encoding 3,4-dihydroxyphenylacetate 2,3-dioxygenase, producing the protein MGKLALAAKVTHVPSMYLSEMPGRHHGCREAAIQGHRAIGQRCRDLDVDTLVVLDVHWLVNAGYHVNCHERFGGRYTSNELPHFIKDMDYAYRGDPALGRRIAECASAAGVATRAHEIASLELEYGTLVPMRYMNGDDRFKVVSVAAWCAWHSLDDSRRFGAALRQAIEESDSRVAVLASGSLSHRFNDNGSPEAAMHQISREFYRQVDLRVVDLWRQGDWKTFCAMLPEYADLCVGEGGMHDTAMLLGLLGWDAYDRPAEIVTDYFTSSGTGQINAILPVPD; encoded by the coding sequence ATGGGCAAGCTCGCGCTGGCGGCCAAGGTAACGCATGTGCCGTCCATGTACCTTTCCGAAATGCCCGGCCGCCACCACGGCTGCCGCGAGGCCGCGATCCAGGGGCACCGCGCCATCGGCCAGCGTTGCCGCGACCTGGACGTGGACACGCTGGTGGTGCTGGACGTGCACTGGCTGGTGAACGCCGGCTATCACGTCAATTGCCACGAACGCTTCGGCGGCCGCTACACCAGCAACGAGCTGCCGCACTTCATCAAGGACATGGACTACGCCTACCGCGGCGATCCGGCGCTGGGCCGGCGCATCGCCGAGTGCGCCAGCGCCGCCGGCGTGGCCACCCGGGCGCACGAGATCGCCAGCCTGGAGCTGGAGTACGGCACGCTGGTGCCGATGCGCTACATGAATGGCGACGACCGCTTCAAGGTGGTGTCGGTGGCGGCCTGGTGCGCCTGGCATTCCCTGGACGACAGCCGCCGCTTTGGCGCGGCGCTGCGCCAGGCCATCGAAGAGAGCGACAGCCGCGTCGCGGTGCTGGCCAGCGGATCGCTGTCGCACCGCTTCAACGACAACGGCAGCCCCGAGGCCGCCATGCACCAGATCAGCCGCGAGTTCTACCGCCAGGTCGACCTGCGGGTGGTGGACCTGTGGCGCCAGGGCGACTGGAAAACGTTCTGCGCCATGCTGCCGGAATACGCCGACCTGTGCGTGGGCGAGGGCGGCATGCACGACACCGCCATGTTGCTGGGGCTGCTGGGCTGGGACGCCTACGACCGGCCGGCCGAGATCGTCACGGACTACTTCACCAGTTCGGGCACGGGCCAGATCAACGCGATCCTGCCCGTGCCGGACTGA
- the hpaR gene encoding homoprotocatechuate degradation operon regulator HpaR: MSPSFHHRNLPHLLLYARETLMAHFRPILHAAGVTEQQWRVLRTLSEVGAMEPNQIARSCQILSPSLTRMLAGMEEQGLIKRVRSNADQRRQEISLTPKSNKLIDRMRPQVDAKYQEIEDRIGKELLDRLYADVDAMVDLIKRDPAE; the protein is encoded by the coding sequence ATGAGTCCGAGCTTCCACCACCGCAACCTCCCCCACCTGCTGCTTTACGCGCGTGAAACCCTGATGGCGCACTTCCGCCCGATCCTGCACGCGGCCGGCGTCACCGAACAGCAATGGCGGGTGCTGCGCACGCTGAGCGAAGTCGGCGCGATGGAACCGAACCAGATCGCCCGCAGCTGCCAGATCCTCAGCCCCAGCCTGACCCGCATGCTGGCCGGCATGGAAGAACAGGGCCTGATCAAGCGGGTTCGCTCGAACGCGGATCAACGGCGCCAGGAAATCTCGCTGACGCCCAAGAGCAACAAGCTGATCGACCGCATGCGGCCGCAGGTCGATGCCAAGTACCAGGAAATCGAGGACCGGATCGGCAAGGAATTGCTCGACCGCCTGTACGCCGACGTCGACGCGATGGTCGACCTGATCAAGCGCGATCCGGCCGAATGA
- the radA gene encoding DNA repair protein RadA has product MAKTRTVYVCAECGGTTPKWQGKCPHCNAWNTLEETVESAAPAAAASHRYAPLASSSPVRSLSEIEARETPRTPTGLEEFDRVLGGGLVAGAVVLIGGDPGIGKSTLLLQALASLSESTNVLYVTGEESAEQVALRARRLGLQTGNVNLLAEIRLEAIQAAVSEQKPSVAVIDSIQTLYSGELTAAPGSVSQVRECAAQLTRLAKQTGIAIVMIGHVTKDGALAGPRVLEHIVDTVLYFEGDTHSSFRLVRAFKNRFGAVNELGVFAMTDRGLRGVANPSALFLSQHEQQVAGSCVMATQEGTRPLLVEIQALVDSSHAPNPRRLTVGLEGNRLAMLLAVLHRHAGVSTFDQDVFVNAVGGVRITEPAADLPVLLAIMSSLRDRPLPRGLIAFGEVGLAGEIRPAPRGQERLREAAKLGFSIALIPKANAPRQPIEGLEIWAVDRLDAALDKLR; this is encoded by the coding sequence ATGGCCAAAACCCGAACCGTCTATGTGTGCGCCGAATGCGGCGGCACCACCCCGAAGTGGCAAGGCAAGTGTCCGCACTGCAACGCCTGGAACACCCTGGAAGAAACCGTGGAGTCGGCCGCGCCGGCCGCCGCGGCCTCGCACCGCTACGCGCCGCTGGCCTCCAGCAGCCCGGTGCGCAGCCTGTCCGAGATCGAGGCGCGTGAAACGCCGCGCACCCCCACTGGGCTGGAGGAGTTCGACCGCGTGCTGGGCGGCGGCCTGGTGGCCGGCGCCGTGGTGCTGATCGGCGGCGACCCCGGCATCGGCAAGTCGACCCTGTTGCTGCAGGCGCTGGCCTCGCTGTCGGAAAGCACCAACGTCCTGTACGTCACCGGCGAGGAATCGGCCGAGCAGGTGGCGCTGCGCGCGCGCCGGCTGGGGTTGCAGACTGGCAACGTCAACCTGCTGGCGGAAATCCGCCTGGAGGCGATCCAGGCCGCGGTGTCCGAGCAGAAGCCCAGCGTGGCGGTCATCGATTCGATCCAGACCCTCTACAGCGGCGAGCTGACCGCCGCGCCCGGCTCGGTGTCGCAGGTGCGCGAGTGCGCCGCGCAGCTGACGCGCCTGGCCAAGCAGACCGGCATCGCCATCGTCATGATCGGCCACGTCACCAAGGACGGCGCGCTGGCCGGCCCGCGCGTGCTCGAGCACATCGTCGACACGGTGCTGTACTTCGAGGGCGACACGCATTCGTCGTTCCGCCTGGTGCGGGCCTTCAAGAACCGCTTCGGCGCGGTCAACGAGCTGGGCGTGTTCGCCATGACCGACCGCGGCCTGCGCGGCGTGGCCAACCCGTCGGCGCTGTTCCTGTCGCAGCACGAGCAGCAGGTGGCCGGCTCCTGCGTGATGGCCACGCAGGAGGGCACGCGCCCGCTGCTGGTCGAGATCCAGGCGCTGGTGGACAGCTCCCACGCGCCCAACCCGCGCCGCCTGACGGTCGGCCTGGAGGGCAACCGCCTGGCGATGCTGCTGGCGGTGCTGCACCGCCATGCCGGCGTCTCGACCTTCGACCAGGACGTGTTCGTCAACGCCGTGGGCGGGGTGCGCATCACCGAGCCCGCCGCCGACCTGCCGGTGCTGCTGGCCATCATGTCGTCCCTGCGTGACCGGCCTTTGCCGCGCGGCCTGATCGCCTTCGGCGAAGTCGGCCTGGCGGGCGAGATCCGGCCCGCGCCGCGCGGCCAGGAACGCCTGCGCGAAGCCGCCAAGCTGGGTTTCTCGATCGCGCTGATTCCCAAGGCCAACGCGCCGCGCCAGCCCATCGAGGGGCTGGAGATCTGGGCGGTCGACCGGCTCGATGCCGCGCTCGACAAGCTGCGCTGA
- a CDS encoding sulfite exporter TauE/SafE family protein, whose product MSVLLIALCLGAGCLIGFMGGVLGIGGGMIAIPALVLLMGMSQQLAQGTALIMVLPTIMMAVRKYNQQTRIDRRVALAGAGGAVVFTWVGARLALGIDSGVLRLSFAVFLFFIALFYAWQTWRAGRARRAPTAGSNAPVFTPRRATALGVLCGTLGGFFGVGGAVLAVPIITTVFRLPQTTAQALALCMVIPGSAVALATYSWAGQADWLVGLPLAAGSLLFVPVGVRLAYRLPERKLRASFAAMLFATVALLIFES is encoded by the coding sequence GTGAGTGTGTTGCTGATCGCCCTGTGCCTGGGCGCGGGGTGTCTTATCGGTTTCATGGGCGGCGTGCTCGGCATCGGCGGCGGCATGATCGCGATTCCGGCGCTGGTGCTGCTGATGGGCATGTCGCAGCAGCTGGCGCAGGGCACCGCGCTGATCATGGTGCTGCCGACCATCATGATGGCGGTGCGCAAGTACAACCAGCAGACCCGCATCGACCGCCGCGTGGCGCTGGCCGGCGCGGGCGGCGCGGTGGTGTTCACCTGGGTCGGCGCGCGGCTGGCGCTGGGCATCGATTCGGGCGTGCTGCGCCTGAGCTTCGCCGTGTTCCTGTTCTTCATCGCGCTGTTCTACGCCTGGCAGACCTGGCGCGCCGGCCGTGCCCGGCGCGCGCCCACGGCCGGCAGCAACGCCCCGGTGTTCACGCCGCGCCGCGCCACCGCGCTGGGCGTGCTGTGCGGCACGCTGGGCGGTTTCTTCGGCGTGGGCGGCGCGGTGCTGGCGGTGCCCATCATCACCACGGTGTTCCGGCTGCCGCAGACCACCGCGCAGGCGTTGGCCCTGTGCATGGTGATTCCCGGCTCGGCGGTGGCGCTGGCAACGTACTCGTGGGCCGGCCAGGCCGACTGGCTGGTGGGCCTGCCGCTGGCGGCGGGCAGCCTGCTGTTCGTGCCGGTCGGCGTGCGGCTGGCCTATCGCCTGCCTGAACGCAAGCTGAGAGCCAGCTTCGCGGCAATGCTGTTCGCCACCGTGGCGCTGCTGATATTTGAAAGCTGA